The following proteins are encoded in a genomic region of Gimesia algae:
- a CDS encoding terminase gpA endonuclease subunit codes for MVSQNASYADREADRARKYQSVQRAHSQDVYEQFGDLFDAGPLKPERRERAAGSLAYMCETYGGKAFSLKWSPNHIKVIDRIEQSARHGIDFAFAMPRGSGKTTIARWGVLWAILNGLSPYTVLVGASQKSADRLIKNIKSTLRFNQLLLEDYPEVCVPIRHIKGEARRAPGQKFQGEPTMIEWGKSQIVLAMIPVDYAQANSSIVDVTGIEGELRGRQFERMDGSIARPTLVLLDDPQTRESAKSPPQCKDREDIITADIKMMAGPDDQLGIVIPCTKIKDGDLACRLLDRETHPEFHGETTRMLESFPDDLKLWEEYRAIQVESLVNGGDGREATKFYEKHRKAMDKGAVASWPERFKTKNGEISAIQHAMNQFLTNEEMFYAECQNDPQDGQDESVSSLDPDVLAKRMINLKRSVVPADATMLTSFIDLSKKVLWYMVCAWADDFTGTIIDYGVWPDQKTRYTTLASARITMQMKKPGTGLEAALLNGLEELTLQLLDREWRSEAGGVHRISKGLIDEGWEQKVVHDFCRRSKHASILLPSKGVGIKTRELNDPATRPKPGEKRGDHWRINPSKSSVRTAVYDTDWWKTFVANRFEVDKNDSGALTIYQVKTAAVQHRMLLEQLTAEYGTDVTYESAGKTRTHWSLKVGLFDNHMFDGLVGCAVGASMQGATLKGLIPEAHDKPKKKRNRKSMSERQRERRAARGR; via the coding sequence ATGGTTTCACAAAATGCCTCTTATGCGGATCGTGAAGCCGACCGGGCGAGGAAGTACCAGTCTGTTCAGCGCGCTCATTCGCAGGATGTATATGAGCAGTTCGGAGATCTGTTTGACGCGGGGCCGCTGAAGCCTGAGCGACGCGAACGGGCCGCCGGCAGCCTGGCATATATGTGTGAGACCTACGGCGGCAAAGCGTTCAGCCTGAAGTGGTCTCCCAACCATATAAAAGTCATTGACCGAATTGAGCAGTCCGCACGACACGGCATTGATTTCGCTTTCGCGATGCCACGCGGATCCGGCAAGACGACGATTGCCCGCTGGGGTGTGCTCTGGGCGATCCTCAACGGGCTGTCTCCCTACACCGTTCTGGTCGGTGCGTCCCAAAAGTCTGCAGACCGGCTGATCAAAAACATCAAGTCGACGCTGCGATTCAATCAGCTGCTCCTGGAAGACTACCCCGAAGTCTGCGTGCCGATCCGGCATATCAAAGGGGAAGCCCGTCGCGCTCCTGGTCAGAAGTTCCAGGGCGAACCCACAATGATCGAATGGGGTAAGTCTCAGATTGTCCTGGCGATGATCCCCGTGGATTATGCCCAGGCAAACAGTTCTATTGTCGACGTGACCGGGATTGAGGGAGAGCTGCGGGGCCGGCAGTTTGAAAGGATGGACGGTTCAATTGCGCGTCCGACTCTCGTACTGCTGGACGATCCCCAGACACGCGAGTCCGCAAAGTCGCCTCCCCAGTGTAAAGACCGCGAAGACATCATCACTGCCGACATTAAAATGATGGCCGGTCCTGATGACCAGCTGGGCATTGTGATTCCCTGCACGAAAATTAAAGACGGGGACCTGGCGTGCCGGCTGCTCGATCGGGAGACGCATCCGGAGTTCCATGGCGAGACGACCAGGATGCTGGAATCGTTTCCGGACGACCTGAAACTCTGGGAAGAATACCGGGCGATCCAGGTGGAAAGCCTGGTGAACGGCGGCGACGGTCGCGAGGCTACGAAGTTTTACGAGAAACACCGAAAAGCGATGGACAAGGGGGCCGTCGCCAGCTGGCCGGAAAGGTTCAAGACAAAGAACGGGGAAATCTCGGCAATCCAGCACGCCATGAATCAGTTCCTCACAAACGAGGAAATGTTTTATGCGGAATGCCAGAACGATCCCCAGGACGGCCAGGATGAAAGCGTCTCCTCGCTGGATCCGGATGTTCTGGCCAAACGCATGATCAACCTGAAGCGTAGCGTGGTACCTGCAGATGCTACCATGCTGACCTCGTTTATCGACCTTAGTAAAAAAGTGCTCTGGTATATGGTCTGTGCCTGGGCCGATGATTTCACGGGAACCATTATTGACTACGGTGTCTGGCCGGATCAAAAGACCCGTTACACCACACTGGCATCCGCTCGCATCACGATGCAGATGAAGAAACCGGGGACCGGGCTCGAGGCCGCCTTGTTGAACGGGCTGGAAGAACTGACTCTGCAACTGCTCGATCGGGAATGGCGATCGGAAGCCGGCGGCGTGCATCGCATCAGTAAAGGCCTGATCGACGAAGGCTGGGAACAGAAGGTTGTCCACGATTTCTGTCGGCGGTCCAAACACGCGTCTATTCTGCTGCCCAGTAAGGGGGTTGGTATCAAGACTCGTGAGCTGAATGATCCTGCGACCAGACCGAAGCCTGGTGAGAAAAGAGGCGATCACTGGCGGATCAATCCCAGCAAGTCGTCTGTTCGCACGGCTGTGTATGACACGGACTGGTGGAAGACTTTCGTCGCGAATCGATTTGAAGTCGACAAAAACGACTCAGGTGCCCTGACGATCTACCAGGTGAAGACAGCTGCCGTCCAACACCGCATGCTGCTGGAGCAGCTGACGGCGGAATATGGAACCGATGTGACTTATGAGTCGGCAGGGAAAACGCGAACACACTGGAGCCTGAAAGTCGGATTATTTGACAATCACATGTTCGACGGCCTGGTGGGGTGTGCTGTGGGAGCATCCATGCAGGGGGCGACGTTAAAAGGTTTGATTCCGGAAGCGCACGACAAGCCGAAAAAGAAGCGGAACCGGAAGTCTATGTCAGAACGGCAGCGTGAAAGGAGGGCGGCCCGTGGACGATGA
- a CDS encoding trypsin-like peptidase domain-containing protein, with translation MVRLITLFIVLLMASVLQAQVLAVRTTERQCDQNSCRQFFGTGTCTYIGNSDGKSVYITAAHVVTDVEKIHVGYGGRWWEAIVKHKEQRYDKATGQNIDFAIIETRQIPSNKCMQLSGLFPDSGVRATAYGYSNGVYNLRGLPSSIYIRNNLRGVRDPVQKGDSGGPVVVDGKVVGVISSVVEDGKMTLCTPANLVRLQVKQRYRVFPCCNCSPQRTVVLPSRPIQPQPQPQLEPVPDNTAQVNALQGEVSRLREQLDQLKNTQIPVWVVDADGNPTTWKDEKGVEHENTKTYPLGEPIKIYFPGR, from the coding sequence ATGGTAAGACTCATCACTCTGTTTATTGTGTTGTTAATGGCTTCTGTTCTGCAGGCTCAGGTGTTGGCCGTGCGAACGACTGAGAGACAATGTGACCAGAACAGCTGTCGTCAGTTCTTCGGCACTGGGACATGCACGTACATCGGTAATTCTGACGGGAAGTCGGTCTATATCACAGCCGCCCATGTTGTGACAGACGTTGAAAAAATCCACGTTGGTTACGGTGGCAGGTGGTGGGAGGCGATCGTAAAGCACAAAGAACAGCGATATGACAAGGCGACGGGGCAGAACATCGACTTTGCTATTATCGAAACACGGCAGATCCCTTCGAATAAATGTATGCAGCTGTCTGGCTTGTTTCCAGACAGCGGGGTCAGGGCAACGGCCTACGGCTATTCGAACGGCGTTTATAACTTGAGGGGGCTCCCGTCAAGTATTTATATCCGGAATAACTTGAGGGGTGTTAGAGATCCAGTGCAGAAAGGCGACTCCGGCGGTCCGGTTGTTGTTGACGGCAAAGTGGTCGGGGTGATCAGCAGTGTTGTTGAAGATGGCAAAATGACTCTGTGCACACCAGCGAATCTGGTCAGACTGCAGGTTAAGCAGCGATACCGGGTCTTCCCATGCTGTAACTGTTCACCACAAAGAACCGTAGTGTTGCCTTCTCGTCCGATCCAGCCCCAACCCCAGCCCCAGCTGGAACCGGTGCCTGACAACACCGCACAAGTCAATGCTCTGCAGGGCGAAGTGTCCCGACTGCGTGAGCAATTAGACCAGCTGAAGAATACTCAGATACCTGTCTGGGTTGTCGATGCCGATGGAAACCCCACGACATGGAAAGACGAAAAAGGCGTCGAACACGAGAATACAAAAACGTACCCTCTTGGTGAACCCATCAAGATTTATTTTCCTGGCCGTTAA
- a CDS encoding ArdC family protein encodes MKTDLREEINNRLIKAIESGTLPWRKPWICDPNAGTPVNVDSKKRYRGVNTWLVDLTAIEQGFQSRWWGTYKQWQERGCQVRKGEKGTRIVFYSFVSQESEETDDTEEGEAGGYCFLKRYTVFNAEQVDGDKVDRWRVSAEPGDYVQEWDDEPLAEAVAVATGAEINVGGESAYYDFKADAVTIPEKARFDAAADYYSVLFHELSHWTERRVGFTSEDLKKRVYAVGELFAEIAGCYVCNELRIPNRIDETASYLESWLERLKADKQLIFTVAKWSNKAADFILGGELAETVETCDQQKFLQNA; translated from the coding sequence ATGAAAACCGATCTGCGCGAGGAAATCAACAATAGACTGATCAAAGCAATTGAGTCGGGGACGCTCCCCTGGAGAAAGCCCTGGATCTGCGATCCCAACGCCGGCACGCCGGTGAACGTCGACAGTAAGAAACGCTATCGAGGCGTGAATACCTGGCTGGTCGATCTGACGGCCATTGAACAGGGTTTCCAGTCCCGCTGGTGGGGGACGTACAAACAATGGCAGGAGCGGGGCTGCCAGGTCCGCAAAGGGGAGAAGGGGACACGGATTGTCTTCTACAGTTTTGTGTCACAGGAATCTGAAGAGACAGACGACACGGAAGAGGGGGAAGCCGGCGGCTACTGCTTCCTGAAACGTTACACCGTGTTCAATGCGGAGCAGGTCGACGGGGACAAGGTTGACCGCTGGCGTGTCTCTGCAGAACCTGGTGACTACGTTCAGGAATGGGATGATGAGCCACTGGCGGAAGCTGTGGCCGTTGCGACCGGTGCGGAAATCAATGTGGGTGGTGAGAGTGCCTATTATGATTTCAAAGCGGATGCCGTCACGATCCCCGAGAAAGCCCGCTTTGATGCGGCTGCCGATTATTATTCCGTGCTGTTTCACGAACTGTCACACTGGACAGAACGCCGCGTCGGGTTCACGTCTGAGGATCTGAAAAAGCGGGTATATGCTGTCGGGGAACTGTTCGCGGAAATCGCCGGCTGTTATGTCTGCAATGAACTGCGGATCCCGAACCGCATTGACGAAACGGCTTCTTACCTGGAGAGCTGGCTGGAGCGGTTGAAGGCGGATAAGCAGTTGATTTTTACCGTCGCCAAATGGAGCAACAAAGCGGCTGATTTTATCCTGGGCGGGGAGCTGGCAGAAACCGTCGAGACTTGCGATCAGCAGAAGTTCCTGCAGAACGCGTAA
- a CDS encoding helix-turn-helix domain-containing protein codes for MTPGEIIKTKLADKGWTQDDLSKILGRPLQTINEIITGKKSITPETATGLAFAFGDDPEMWMRTENAYRLSLVKSDPAVSARARLFDVAPVKEMEGRNWIRKSETVDELEQELCSFFGVRDLNSEPQINVSTRRSVQEAFLNAPQRAWCFRAKQLAKLLPAAEFSQSAFNKGVEKLRQLAAWPEETRKVSRVLSEMGIRFVIVQQLKKTRIDGAALWLDENSPVIALSLRYDRIDSFWHTLTHELSHVKHKDSNTVDIDLVGEKRRSLAELDQIELRADREAASTLIPSEVLDDFVSRTSPLYSRVKINQFANRIRIHPGIIVGQLQHRGELSYSTHRPLLVKVRDIVTSECMTDGWGHCLSIKD; via the coding sequence ATGACGCCTGGAGAGATTATCAAGACGAAGCTCGCAGACAAAGGATGGACACAGGATGATTTGTCCAAAATATTAGGTCGCCCTTTGCAAACAATAAACGAAATCATTACTGGAAAGAAATCTATAACACCAGAAACAGCTACTGGATTGGCCTTTGCGTTTGGCGATGATCCCGAGATGTGGATGAGGACAGAGAATGCTTATCGCCTCTCACTTGTGAAATCAGATCCTGCAGTTTCTGCAAGAGCACGTTTATTTGATGTGGCGCCGGTGAAAGAGATGGAAGGCAGAAATTGGATACGAAAATCTGAAACTGTTGATGAACTTGAACAAGAACTTTGCTCTTTCTTTGGGGTGCGAGATTTAAATTCTGAGCCTCAAATAAATGTTTCAACTAGAAGAAGTGTACAAGAAGCATTCCTGAATGCTCCACAGAGGGCTTGGTGTTTTAGAGCGAAACAACTTGCGAAGCTCTTGCCTGCGGCAGAATTTTCCCAAAGTGCATTTAACAAAGGTGTTGAAAAACTCCGCCAATTAGCTGCTTGGCCAGAAGAGACTCGTAAAGTTTCACGAGTATTAAGCGAAATGGGCATCCGTTTTGTAATAGTTCAGCAATTAAAAAAAACTCGGATTGATGGGGCGGCTTTGTGGTTAGATGAAAACTCTCCGGTCATTGCCCTCTCATTACGTTACGACAGGATCGATAGTTTCTGGCATACTCTGACTCACGAGTTGTCTCACGTTAAACATAAAGATTCAAACACCGTAGACATTGATTTAGTTGGAGAGAAGCGACGCTCTTTAGCGGAGTTGGATCAAATAGAGCTCAGGGCGGATAGGGAAGCTGCTTCTACGCTAATACCATCAGAAGTGTTGGATGACTTTGTGTCCCGGACCTCTCCGCTTTATAGCAGAGTCAAGATTAATCAATTTGCTAATCGTATCAGGATTCATCCTGGAATAATTGTTGGGCAGCTTCAGCATCGAGGGGAGTTAAGCTATTCAACACATAGGCCTTTGCTGGTAAAGGTTCGTGATATCGTGACATCAGAATGTATGACTGATGGGTGGGGACATTGTTTGAGTATTAAGGATTAA
- a CDS encoding FliA/WhiG family RNA polymerase sigma factor — translation MGKRKRGGTDSVEIAEVWKAFKQDPKNMVLRNRLIERYTPLVRYHAGRLWDTLPDGVDLNDLVTAGVFGLIDAINKFNLERGIKFETYCVLRIRGAMLDELRSMDWVPRLVRGTASKLAAAERAVEEEQGRPGTEAEIAEKMNLSPDAFRKLKRKASAVYQQSLQKRLQESGGQKDKSVGDILEDLRSEDPTGPMQSRDLMQLVTRGLNRQERLLIILYYYENLSMSQVGKQLGLTESRISQMHKDIVGRLKQQLRQRRSEFLN, via the coding sequence ATGGGCAAGAGGAAGCGTGGTGGGACCGACTCGGTCGAGATCGCGGAAGTCTGGAAGGCGTTCAAACAGGATCCGAAAAACATGGTACTGAGGAATCGACTGATCGAACGGTACACACCGCTGGTGAGATATCACGCCGGCAGGCTGTGGGACACATTACCGGATGGGGTGGACCTGAATGATCTGGTCACGGCGGGTGTGTTTGGTCTGATCGATGCCATCAATAAATTCAACCTGGAGCGGGGCATCAAGTTTGAGACGTACTGTGTACTGCGGATCCGGGGCGCGATGCTGGACGAGCTGCGATCGATGGACTGGGTGCCGCGGCTCGTGCGGGGGACGGCCAGCAAACTGGCAGCCGCGGAGCGGGCCGTTGAGGAAGAGCAGGGCCGACCAGGCACTGAGGCAGAGATTGCCGAGAAAATGAATCTGTCTCCGGACGCGTTCCGGAAGCTGAAGAGAAAGGCGTCTGCCGTTTACCAGCAGAGTCTGCAGAAGCGACTGCAGGAGTCAGGCGGGCAAAAGGATAAAAGTGTGGGTGACATTCTGGAAGATCTGCGGAGCGAGGATCCGACCGGACCAATGCAGAGCCGCGATCTGATGCAGCTGGTGACGCGTGGCCTGAATCGCCAGGAGCGGCTGCTGATCATCCTGTACTACTACGAAAATCTGAGTATGAGCCAAGTTGGTAAACAACTGGGGCTCACTGAATCACGCATCAGTCAGATGCATAAGGATATTGTCGGGCGTTTGAAACAACAGTTGCGTCAACGCCGTTCTGAATTTTTGAATTGA
- a CDS encoding 5' nucleotidase, NT5C type, with translation MKMNRVYFDMDGVLVDWFGGICDLLQRDRFHEESRWPEGATTEQALQVDVDRMWNLVSRHGSDWWANLDPLPAMRDLLALFADSRAEIGILTSPANCEHAATGKIRWLKQYLPGYVDRVHMTVDKHHLARRGVLLIDDHDGNCERFRAAGGTAVLFPQVWNKKRFHCSRQLESVRAQLRYYKVR, from the coding sequence ATGAAAATGAATCGGGTTTATTTTGATATGGATGGGGTGCTGGTCGACTGGTTCGGCGGGATCTGTGATCTGCTGCAGCGGGATCGCTTCCATGAGGAATCACGCTGGCCGGAAGGGGCGACGACAGAGCAGGCCCTGCAGGTCGACGTCGACCGCATGTGGAACCTGGTCAGCCGGCACGGGTCTGACTGGTGGGCGAATCTGGATCCGCTCCCCGCGATGCGGGATCTGCTGGCACTGTTCGCGGACAGCCGGGCCGAGATCGGCATTCTGACCAGTCCCGCAAACTGTGAGCATGCAGCGACCGGGAAAATCCGCTGGCTGAAACAGTATCTGCCTGGTTACGTCGACCGGGTGCACATGACTGTCGACAAGCACCATCTGGCGCGGCGGGGCGTGCTGTTGATCGACGATCACGACGGCAACTGTGAGCGGTTCCGGGCGGCGGGCGGAACAGCAGTCCTGTTTCCGCAGGTCTGGAACAAAAAACGGTTTCACTGCAGCCGTCAGCTGGAGAGCGTGCGGGCACAACTGAGGTATTACAAAGTTCGCTGA
- a CDS encoding ParB/RepB/Spo0J family partition protein, with protein sequence MNATDAADTDLNLNIELIEIDVLKPSKTNARKVFSKEGIAQLAANIKQHGVLQPILVRVHPNDADCFEIIAGERRYRASKKAKLNTIPCRIIESGDVDSLEKQASENLFREDLNPIEEAYTWLNLLEETGLTQQKLATRYKTSQAHIANRIRLLKLPEEWQQKLVDGEIPPTFARDLVPWAKYPQVFEALPDTIEEIRNNYAEGYVLGPMDFREALEEALHAVTVSVHEANFSVTDDLKKELQVEEFRNAWGAPIERAFNTDLFHELQEKAKAEQKQFMESSGSGSKSTRKNGSLFNDDDEDGIQPVEREVQDTRSPEDVQADIDHAERQAAKKRKEQLGRKYADWKCAWYQQKISEQLDHRKPSDGFLFKLLLFYSITMDNGVNDFRGEHLRSSVKTWGGKIKGERYRLRANSWEGLGSVQSSSKDLAATTLAQYILIPIGHNAFDHSQIGEIAKELAIDIETEWELTEDFLQLHTKPQLLELSKEWKFPQDGLEDLKRGELIDRILEMESQLRLEFEKGEDKKQEPASCPKALAKTKLPQFV encoded by the coding sequence ATGAACGCGACCGATGCCGCTGATACCGATTTGAATCTGAATATTGAGCTGATCGAAATCGATGTACTCAAGCCATCCAAAACCAACGCGCGGAAAGTTTTCAGTAAGGAAGGCATCGCCCAACTGGCTGCGAACATCAAGCAGCATGGCGTGCTGCAGCCGATCCTCGTGCGTGTGCATCCGAATGATGCTGATTGCTTCGAGATCATTGCCGGCGAGCGGCGATACCGGGCCAGCAAAAAAGCGAAGCTCAACACGATTCCCTGCCGCATCATCGAGTCGGGTGATGTTGATTCGCTGGAAAAGCAGGCGTCGGAAAATCTGTTTCGCGAGGATCTGAACCCGATTGAGGAAGCCTATACCTGGCTGAACCTGCTGGAAGAGACTGGGCTCACACAGCAGAAGCTGGCGACGCGTTATAAAACTTCGCAGGCTCATATAGCCAACCGGATCCGGCTGCTCAAGCTGCCGGAAGAGTGGCAGCAGAAACTGGTTGATGGTGAGATTCCGCCAACGTTCGCGCGTGACCTGGTTCCCTGGGCAAAGTACCCGCAAGTGTTTGAGGCTCTGCCGGATACAATCGAGGAAATACGCAACAATTACGCTGAAGGCTATGTGCTGGGGCCAATGGATTTCCGTGAGGCTTTGGAAGAGGCGTTGCATGCCGTCACTGTGTCCGTGCACGAGGCTAATTTTTCAGTTACTGACGATTTGAAAAAAGAGCTGCAGGTTGAAGAATTCAGAAACGCCTGGGGGGCACCGATCGAGCGGGCTTTCAATACAGACCTGTTTCATGAACTGCAGGAGAAAGCGAAAGCCGAACAGAAACAATTCATGGAGTCTAGCGGTTCCGGTAGCAAGTCAACCAGGAAAAATGGAAGTCTGTTCAATGATGACGATGAGGACGGCATCCAGCCTGTTGAGCGTGAAGTTCAGGATACGCGATCGCCTGAAGACGTCCAGGCCGACATCGATCATGCAGAACGACAGGCGGCGAAAAAACGAAAGGAACAGCTGGGCCGTAAGTATGCCGACTGGAAGTGTGCCTGGTATCAGCAAAAGATCAGCGAACAGTTAGATCATCGCAAACCATCAGACGGGTTTCTGTTCAAACTGCTGTTGTTCTATTCCATCACGATGGATAACGGCGTTAATGATTTTCGCGGCGAACACCTGAGGTCGAGCGTGAAGACCTGGGGCGGAAAAATCAAAGGCGAACGATACAGGCTCCGTGCCAATTCGTGGGAAGGCCTGGGGTCGGTTCAATCCAGCAGTAAAGACCTGGCAGCAACGACGCTTGCCCAGTACATCCTGATACCGATCGGGCACAATGCGTTTGACCATTCGCAGATTGGAGAGATCGCGAAAGAACTGGCGATCGACATTGAAACAGAGTGGGAACTCACAGAGGACTTTCTGCAACTGCACACGAAGCCGCAACTGCTTGAACTGTCGAAGGAATGGAAGTTCCCCCAGGACGGACTCGAGGACCTGAAGCGGGGCGAGCTGATTGACCGCATTCTGGAGATGGAGAGTCAGCTGCGTCTGGAGTTTGAAAAGGGCGAGGACAAAAAACAGGAACCGGCCAGCTGCCCGAAGGCACTGGCTAAAACAAAGCTACCACAGTTTGTGTGA
- a CDS encoding helix-turn-helix domain-containing protein — MKKQQKYLIEIDDDLIRSLCEKLPLEETDRKLAYALATLCAQLGSYTPARGVGQREIAKLAGLGVRTVKRRLLYLERYGILWIDRSNGKSSVYHFDMSMLLDAPAATHNLYGYIKAKPAKSEAKPEPKQNDRQRLLFDQQENRATENEVDPTAQAGVDKCSWLSRMAGAVGQFTKRMFTSPADDLPAETGASASEPGPTSHKPGPSPHDPAVNRGQTGAIVSGSDSEPGPSAEFGAETDSEPVPNRGQPPLNRGQTGAKPGPSPLHVHETYMEKEALIKTSMIHSHEHVGLDEFSLRRVAKSENSSKPPPRARVNWGGREISDDDLKDPHEVQELYRIALAQGVCKHSESAQEDFFRLASYASRYKEAKNRGGLFSSLLGHLYGTNIKKPVQACFTHEDDEWARKAIPEATLPPTTTATERANS, encoded by the coding sequence ATGAAGAAACAGCAGAAGTATCTCATTGAAATCGATGACGATCTGATCCGCAGTTTGTGCGAAAAACTTCCCCTGGAAGAAACAGACCGCAAGCTGGCCTATGCACTGGCGACGCTCTGCGCTCAGCTGGGGAGTTACACGCCGGCACGTGGCGTCGGTCAACGCGAGATCGCGAAGCTGGCCGGTCTGGGTGTCCGGACGGTCAAACGCCGGCTACTGTACCTGGAACGCTACGGCATTCTGTGGATCGATCGATCCAACGGCAAAAGCTCTGTCTATCACTTTGATATGAGCATGCTCCTGGATGCACCCGCAGCGACTCACAATCTGTACGGTTACATCAAAGCCAAGCCGGCAAAGTCGGAAGCGAAACCGGAACCAAAACAGAACGATCGGCAACGGCTGCTGTTCGATCAGCAGGAAAACCGGGCCACTGAGAATGAGGTTGATCCCACCGCTCAAGCTGGAGTTGATAAGTGCTCCTGGCTGTCACGGATGGCGGGAGCGGTGGGTCAATTCACAAAGCGCATGTTTACCAGTCCGGCAGACGATCTGCCCGCTGAAACCGGGGCCAGCGCTTCCGAACCGGGGCCAACGTCTCACAAACCGGGGCCATCGCCTCACGATCCGGCTGTCAACCGGGGCCAAACCGGGGCCATCGTCTCAGGCAGCGACTCTGAACCGGGGCCATCTGCTGAGTTCGGCGCCGAAACGGACTCTGAACCGGTGCCAAACCGGGGCCAACCTCCTCTGAACCGGGGCCAAACCGGGGCCAAACCGGGGCCATCGCCCCTACATGTACATGAAACATACATGGAGAAAGAAGCATTAATAAAAACCTCCATGATCCATAGCCATGAACATGTGGGATTAGATGAATTTTCTTTGAGGAGAGTGGCGAAGTCCGAGAACAGTTCGAAACCGCCTCCCCGGGCGCGGGTCAACTGGGGCGGTCGGGAGATCTCCGACGACGACCTGAAGGATCCACACGAAGTTCAGGAACTCTATCGGATCGCTCTTGCACAGGGAGTCTGTAAGCACAGCGAGTCTGCCCAGGAAGATTTTTTCCGACTGGCCAGTTATGCCAGCCGGTACAAGGAAGCCAAGAATCGCGGAGGGCTGTTCTCTTCGCTCCTGGGCCATCTGTACGGCACGAATATCAAGAAGCCGGTTCAGGCCTGCTTCACTCACGAGGATGACGAATGGGCCAGGAAAGCGATTCCTGAGGCCACGCTTCCACCAACCACCACAGCAACCGAAAGGGCAAATTCATGA
- a CDS encoding carbon storage regulator gives MLVLSRKKNEAIDIPGVGSLMVVEIRGDKVRLGFSFAPEFKIYRREVWRAIQAQAAAAGVEVEMVERGRDEETAEVSH, from the coding sequence ATGCTCGTTTTAAGTCGCAAAAAAAATGAGGCGATCGATATTCCCGGAGTCGGCTCCCTGATGGTCGTCGAGATTCGCGGGGACAAGGTCCGGCTTGGTTTCAGTTTCGCTCCCGAGTTCAAGATCTACAGGCGGGAAGTCTGGAGAGCGATTCAGGCACAAGCTGCAGCCGCTGGTGTCGAAGTTGAGATGGTAGAGAGGGGCCGGGATGAAGAAACAGCAGAAGTATCTCATTGA
- a CDS encoding LexA family protein → MLDKPEVRITPKQQQVFEFICAFHAQKNGMVPTLKELAVHLGFTHSQSVSNFITKLVDKGLLRRFETRRGYYLPDDRPTYVVSNYYVPPGRIQNDTKGEARQQTTANDSLPGSQTGEVKPADEFQYIRLAPGEAATIGELYIGVVDIEDDKRVAALEVIAPASLGVLRRDVRSDLDQAQQPGPNEILLRCMEKTIELMGTEIYRLREAGTQSAGRREA, encoded by the coding sequence ATGTTGGACAAACCGGAAGTCAGAATCACGCCAAAGCAGCAGCAGGTATTTGAATTTATCTGCGCGTTTCACGCACAAAAAAATGGCATGGTGCCGACATTGAAAGAACTGGCGGTTCACCTGGGTTTCACTCACTCACAGAGTGTCAGCAACTTTATCACCAAGCTGGTGGATAAAGGACTGCTGCGGCGATTTGAGACCAGGCGAGGCTATTACCTGCCCGATGATCGGCCCACGTATGTTGTGAGCAACTACTACGTGCCGCCCGGCAGAATTCAGAACGATACAAAGGGCGAAGCCCGGCAGCAAACGACAGCAAATGATAGTCTGCCAGGCAGCCAGACCGGCGAGGTCAAACCGGCTGATGAGTTTCAGTACATCCGGCTGGCACCTGGTGAAGCGGCGACGATCGGTGAGCTGTATATCGGTGTGGTGGATATCGAGGACGATAAGCGAGTCGCCGCCCTGGAAGTGATTGCCCCGGCATCACTGGGAGTACTTCGCCGCGATGTTCGTTCCGACCTCGACCAGGCACAGCAGCCAGGGCCAAACGAAATCCTGCTCCGCTGCATGGAGAAAACCATCGAACTGATGGGCACGGAAATCTACCGTCTCAGGGAAGCCGGCACTCAATCAGCTGGAAGGAGAGAGGCATGA